The DNA window GCGAAAAACGCTTTGCCAACTGGCTGGCCGACGCGAAGGACTGGAATATCAGCCGCAACCGTTTCTGGGGTTCGTGCATTCCGGTCTGGGTGAATATTGAAGATAAATCCGACATGATCTGCATTTCGTCCATCGAGCAGCTCGAAGAGCTGTCCGGCGAAAAGGTCGAGGATCTGCATAAGCATTACGTCGACGAAATCGTCATCGAAAAGGACGGAAAAACCTATAAACGCACGCCGGAGGTGCTCGACTGCTGGTTCGAGTCCGGCTCCATGCCGTACGCGCAGAATCATTATCCCTTTGAAAACAAAGCTCATTTCGAGGCCAACTTTCCGGCCGACTTCATTGCCGAAGGTCTCGATCAGACGCGCGGCTGGTTCTACACGCTGATGGTGCTTTCCACGGCGCTGTTCGATAAGCCGGCGTTCAAAAATGTGGTCGTCAATGGGTTGGTGCTGGCGGAAGACGGGCTGAAAATGTCCAAGCGCCTGAAAAACTATCCGGATCCGATTCACGTGATCAACGAATACGGTGCCGACGCGCTCCGTCTTTATATGATTTATTCCCCGGTGGTTCGGGCAGAATCGCTCCGTTTTTCAGAAGAGGGAGTGAAGCATTCGCTCCGCCATCTGTTGCTGCCGTGGTGGAATGCCTACAGCTTCTTCGTGACCTATGCCAATATCGACGGCTGGACGCCGGCGCAGTCGGTGCCGGAACGTGATAATCTGATGGACCGCTGGATCCAGAGCTCGCTGGCGCGTCTGCAACAGCAGGTGACGGAAGCGATGGATCGTTATGATCTGCAGGCTTCGGTTCGCCCGTTTGTGGCATTTATTGAAGATCTGACGAACTGGTATATCCGTCGTTCGCGCCGCCGATTCTGGAAAACCGAAGACGACACCGATAAGGTGCAGGCCTATTCGACGCTCTACGATGTGCTGCTGGGCCTCTGCAAAATTGCGGCACCGTTTACACCGTTTATTTCGGAAACCATCTATCAGAATCTGAAAACCGAAGATATGCCGGAATCGGTTCATTTGAATGATTTCCCGACCGCTGCCGACGCCAAGCGAGACGAAGTGCTTGAAGGTCAGATGGCCATGGTGATGAGCGCGGTCGAGCAGGGTCGGACGCTGCGCGCCGAGTACAAACTGAAAAACCGCCAGCCGCTGGCCAAAATGCATGTGGTTTGCGATGACCCGAATCTGCTGGCCAATATCCAGGCCTTGGAAAGTCTGATTTCCGACGAGCTGAATGTGCGCGCCGTGGAATTCGGAACCGATTCCTCGGAACTGGCCACCATTCAGGCGAAGCCGAATTTTAAACAGCTCGGTCCCAAATTAGGTCCGTTGATGAAAAAGGCCGTTCCGCTGATCAACAGTCTGACGGATGAACAGATTGCGCAGATTTCCGGCGGTGAAACCGTTGCGGTTGAGCTGGAAGGTCAGACGGTAGAGCTGACTTCGGCCGATATTGAAATTGTCCGCAATCCGAAAGAGGGCATGGCGGTGAGCGCGGAAGGCGCACTGGTGGTCGGGCTGGATACACAACTGAACGATGACCTGATTGCGGAGGGGCTCGCGCGGGAATTTGTAAATAAGGTACAGAATCTGCGTAAAGAAATGGATCTGGAGATTACCCAGCGCATCCATGTCGCTTTCAGCTCTGATGAAGAGGTGGCGGAAGCGGTTGCCGGACACCGGGCGTATATCGCCGGGGAAACGCTGGCGCTTTCCTGTGAAATTGCGGAAAATGGTGTGGAAAACGGTACGGAATTAGATTTGAACGGACACGCCTGTGCGGTGTCCATTACGACGGCTGAATGAGGTCGATATGCTGATTGACAGGGCATAGGGCAGATGATAAATACGCAACCCTTTATTTGGGTTCGGAACTGAATTTTGACTGGAGTACAACCGAAAATGGCTACAAAAAAGACTGCTAAAAAAGACGCCGCAAAAAAGACCGCGGCAAAGAAAGCTGGGAAATCAGCTTCGCCCGTGGCAATGACGTCCGGCGGTCCGCTGAGCGGAAAAATCGGGAAAAACAAACATTTTACCAACAAGCAGTTGAAGGAGCAGCTTAACCGTCTCCTGAGTCTGCGTGAACGGGTGACTGGTGAAATTCTCTCCATCAACCGGGATTCTCTGAGTTCCACGGAGCGTGATCCGTCGCTTTCCGATCAGGGCACTGACACCTTCGACCGCGAATTTGCGCTCAATCAGCTTTCCAATGAGCAGGATGTGCTGTTCGAAATCGACGAAGCAATCCGTCGCATCGAAAAAGGCACATACGGCATCTGCGAAATGTATGATGAGCCGATTAATATCGAACGCCTCGAGGCCCTGCCGTACGTTCGCTACTCGATCAAGGCACAGAACGAAATTGAGAAGGGTCAGGCCACAACCTACCGTCCGTTCGGCAGCACCATGCACGGCATGTAGCCGAGACGTGGTGTACCGCTTCGGAAAAATCCGAAGTACGAAAAACAAAACCCGAAACCAGGATGAAATTTGGAGCGCTCAAATGACAGAAACTGTTTCGGGTTTTGTCGTTTAGCGTATTGGGCTTGTTTTGAATTGCAACATTCGGGATTCGGATTTTTTCTGGAGGGGAAATGCTCATTCTTATCATAGGTTTGGCCGTTCTTTTTCTGGATCAGCTGACGAAGCAGGGGATACGTGCCCATCTGGTTTACGGGGATTCTATTCCGGTTATCGATGGTTTTTTTAATATTGTCTATGTGCGCAATGACGGCGCCGCATGGAATCTGCTTGCCGGGCACGGCATTATCCTTATTCTGATTTCATTCGGTGTGATGGTGGCGCTCTATTGGTTTCGTAATCAGATCATTGAGGGGAAACGCCGGAATGAAATTCTGATGGGGCTGCTTTTCGGCGGGATTGCCGGAAATCTGATTGATCGTATCCGTTTCGGTTGGGTGACCGATTTTCTTTCGTTCTCTTTCGGCACCTATGAATATCCCTCTTTCAACGTCGCTGATTCCGCCATCTGCATTGTATTTGTGGTTTTTCTGGTGATGAGTTTTCTGGATAAGAAAAAGCAGGAAGAGAAAGCGGAAAATGCCTGATGCCGGCCTGCATGCTTATTTTGTGATTGGGCCGACCGCTTCAGGGAAAAGTGCCGTAGCGCAGTATATCGCGGAGCGGGAAGGGCAGCTGATTGTCTCGGCCGATTCGATGAACATTTACCGCGGCATGGATATCGGTACCGCCAAGCCGACTTCCGAGGATCGGAAAAAAGCGGACTATGCCGGGTTTGATCTCGCCGGCCCGACCGAAAAATTCAATGTTGCGGCCTATCTGGATGCCGTGCGCCCGTCGTTCCAATCGGGGCGCGATATCATCGTTGCCGGCGGAACGGGGCTGTATGTTAAATGTCTGACTGAGGGGTTCGACGATGTGGCCCCCGAAAATTCCAGGCTTCGGAATGAGCTGGAGGCGCTGGATTTCCAAACCTTGGAAAAGCAGGCCCAAACTGAAGCTGCTGAATTTTATAATAATCTGACCGAAGACGATCAGCAGAACCCGCGCCGCCTGATCCGGATTCTGGAGCGGGCGGCCGGAAGCGGGCGGTATGACCGATCCTGGAACAGCAGACCGAAGCCGAAGCTGGTGGGGCTGCATGTTGAGCGGCCGGTGTTGCTGGAGCGGATTGAGATGCGGGTGGATGCCATGTATGCCGCCGGGCTGCTGGATGAGGCGGAAGCGCTGATCAAGCTCGAGCTGTCACAGACCGCGATGCAGGCGATCGGCTATGCCGAAGCTTTTGCCGTGCTGAACAATGAAATGACGCTGGATGAAGCAAAGGAAAAAACGGTGATCCGTACCCGTCAGCTGGCGAAGCGCCAGATGACCTGGTTCCGCAATCAGCTGAATGTGGAATGGATTGATACCGCCGCTTTCCAATCGCTGGAAAAACTGGCCGCCGCTGTTTCCAATGTCTGGAAAGACACCGGCCCGGCGCCTGTTGTTTTTTAATCGCTAATTCACACTAAACTTCACTAATGAGTGCCCATTCGTGAAAATTAATGGTTTAAATAATCACTATGCCTGAACTTTTAGAAACTGAAGATAAGAGTGTCGAAACCGTTGTGCTCGTTGGTGTCGTTTTGAGAAACGAGGAAGAGTGGCGGGTTAAAGATACGATGGATGAACTGGCGCAACTGGCCGAGAGTGCCGGTGCGGAGGTGAAGGGCCGTTTTATGGTCCGCCAGCAGAAGATCAAGGCCGGGCATTATATCGGCACCGGCAAGGCGGCTGAAATATCCGACTGGATTAAGGAAAACCGGGTTTCGCTGGTGGTTTTTGATGATGATCTCACGCCGGCACAGGGCCGCAACCTGCAGAATGTTTTTGAGACCCGCGTACTTGATCGAACGCAGCTGATTCTTGATATTTTCGCCCAGCGGGCCCAGACCAAAGAGGGGTGTCTGCAGGTTGAGCTGGCGCAGCATCAGTATCTGCTGCCGCGTTTGCGGAATATGTGGACGCACCTTGAGCGTCAGAAGGGCGGAATCGGGTTGAAGGGGCCGGGGGAAACACAGCTCGAAATGGACCGTCGACGATTGCAGGATCTGATCCGCACCTTGAAGCGCGATCTCGAACTGGTGCGCACCCGTCGTACCGAACAGCGCCGCGGGCGTAAACGCCATGGGTGGGCGCTGGTATCGATTGTCGGTTATACCAATGCCGGGAAGTCGACGCTGCTGAACCGCTTGTCGGGCGCGGATATTTATGCGGAGAATCAGCTCTTCGCTACGTTGGATCCGACGACGCGGCAGGTGGAACTGCCGAACCATGAGCCGATGCTGATGACCGATACGGTGGGCTTTATTCAGAAGCTGCCGCATCACCTTGTGGATTCCTTTAAGGCGACGCTGGAAGAAGTGGTCGAAGCCGACCTGCTGGTGCATGTCATCGATGCATCGCATCCGCAGGTGGATACGCAGATTGAAGCGGTGCATAAAGTGCTGGACGAAATCGGCGGACTCGATAAACCCATGCTCTACGTTTTCAATAAAATTGACACGGAGAAGGGCCGGAATGCAGCAAAACGACTGCAGCGTCAGTTCCCGAAATCGGTGGCGGTTTCGGCGCGTGAGGGCGAAAATATTGATGTTCTTTTTGATGAGCTGGCCGACTGCCTGAAAGGCCGGAAGGTGGAGATGAATCTTTCTGTGCCGCTGAGCGAGGGCAAGCTGCTTTCGACGCTGCAGAAAAACGCCTCAATTCTTGAAGAGGAATATGACGGTCCGAATGCGGCACTGCTCGTCCGGGTGTCGCCGCAGCTTGCGGCGCAGTGCAAACCTTTTTCGATCGACCCGGTCGAAGAGCTGGAGTGGTGAAATGGATAAAGCGAAGATTTTGAAGGCCGTGATTGCGGCACTGGAAGAGGAGCTGCGGGTGCAGCTTAAGGGCCAGGCAATGGCGGCGGAAGGCGCAACGCATGTGGAGGCCAAAGCGGAGAGCAAGTGGGATACGTGCGGTTTGGAGCAGTCGTATCTGGCGCGCGGCCTGGCGAAACAGTTTGAAGCGCTTTCGGCCGGCGTGATGGAGCTGCGCAGTTTTCAGCCGGCGGATTTTTCCGGCCGGCCGATCGGCGTCGGTGCGCTGGTGGAAACCGAGATGGATGGATATTCCGACTGGTTTATTCTGCTGGAGTGCGGCGGCGGTACGGAGGTGCAGGTGGACG is part of the Pontiella agarivorans genome and encodes:
- the ileS gene encoding isoleucine--tRNA ligase, with the translated sequence MFREISSKVSFPQMEEEIIQLWKERNIFKKSLEIRESSKEFVFYDGPPFATGLPHYGHLLAGTIKDIIPRYQAMRGHYVSRRFGWDCHGLPIEALAQEALGLAGAPAIQEAGVDVFNEQCRSMVTKYVEEWEKTVTRMGRWVDFENDYKTMDKPFMETIWWVFSELWKQDRIYKAHRIMPYSWKLNTPLSNFEAGRNYQDVQDPAITVRVKLLDFEFENASALIWTTTPWTLPSNLAICAGPDIDYVAIKDKETHEIFVLAEARLSAYYKKEEEYEILKTFKGSELKGLKYEPIFDFFSDNPNSFQVLNDDFVSTEDGTGIVHMAPAYGEDDYRICRAVDIPLIDPLDEDCVFTSRVPDYEGQFCKDADKAIIKALKHSGKLIHQSTIQHSYPFCERTDTPLIYRAIDAWYVRVEDLREKMLANNSGVHWMPDYVGEKRFANWLADAKDWNISRNRFWGSCIPVWVNIEDKSDMICISSIEQLEELSGEKVEDLHKHYVDEIVIEKDGKTYKRTPEVLDCWFESGSMPYAQNHYPFENKAHFEANFPADFIAEGLDQTRGWFYTLMVLSTALFDKPAFKNVVVNGLVLAEDGLKMSKRLKNYPDPIHVINEYGADALRLYMIYSPVVRAESLRFSEEGVKHSLRHLLLPWWNAYSFFVTYANIDGWTPAQSVPERDNLMDRWIQSSLARLQQQVTEAMDRYDLQASVRPFVAFIEDLTNWYIRRSRRRFWKTEDDTDKVQAYSTLYDVLLGLCKIAAPFTPFISETIYQNLKTEDMPESVHLNDFPTAADAKRDEVLEGQMAMVMSAVEQGRTLRAEYKLKNRQPLAKMHVVCDDPNLLANIQALESLISDELNVRAVEFGTDSSELATIQAKPNFKQLGPKLGPLMKKAVPLINSLTDEQIAQISGGETVAVELEGQTVELTSADIEIVRNPKEGMAVSAEGALVVGLDTQLNDDLIAEGLAREFVNKVQNLRKEMDLEITQRIHVAFSSDEEVAEAVAGHRAYIAGETLALSCEIAENGVENGTELDLNGHACAVSITTAE
- a CDS encoding TraR/DksA family transcriptional regulator, producing the protein MATKKTAKKDAAKKTAAKKAGKSASPVAMTSGGPLSGKIGKNKHFTNKQLKEQLNRLLSLRERVTGEILSINRDSLSSTERDPSLSDQGTDTFDREFALNQLSNEQDVLFEIDEAIRRIEKGTYGICEMYDEPINIERLEALPYVRYSIKAQNEIEKGQATTYRPFGSTMHGM
- the lspA gene encoding signal peptidase II; amino-acid sequence: MLILIIGLAVLFLDQLTKQGIRAHLVYGDSIPVIDGFFNIVYVRNDGAAWNLLAGHGIILILISFGVMVALYWFRNQIIEGKRRNEILMGLLFGGIAGNLIDRIRFGWVTDFLSFSFGTYEYPSFNVADSAICIVFVVFLVMSFLDKKKQEEKAENA
- the miaA gene encoding tRNA (adenosine(37)-N6)-dimethylallyltransferase MiaA gives rise to the protein MPDAGLHAYFVIGPTASGKSAVAQYIAEREGQLIVSADSMNIYRGMDIGTAKPTSEDRKKADYAGFDLAGPTEKFNVAAYLDAVRPSFQSGRDIIVAGGTGLYVKCLTEGFDDVAPENSRLRNELEALDFQTLEKQAQTEAAEFYNNLTEDDQQNPRRLIRILERAAGSGRYDRSWNSRPKPKLVGLHVERPVLLERIEMRVDAMYAAGLLDEAEALIKLELSQTAMQAIGYAEAFAVLNNEMTLDEAKEKTVIRTRQLAKRQMTWFRNQLNVEWIDTAAFQSLEKLAAAVSNVWKDTGPAPVVF
- the hflX gene encoding GTPase HflX; this translates as MPELLETEDKSVETVVLVGVVLRNEEEWRVKDTMDELAQLAESAGAEVKGRFMVRQQKIKAGHYIGTGKAAEISDWIKENRVSLVVFDDDLTPAQGRNLQNVFETRVLDRTQLILDIFAQRAQTKEGCLQVELAQHQYLLPRLRNMWTHLERQKGGIGLKGPGETQLEMDRRRLQDLIRTLKRDLELVRTRRTEQRRGRKRHGWALVSIVGYTNAGKSTLLNRLSGADIYAENQLFATLDPTTRQVELPNHEPMLMTDTVGFIQKLPHHLVDSFKATLEEVVEADLLVHVIDASHPQVDTQIEAVHKVLDEIGGLDKPMLYVFNKIDTEKGRNAAKRLQRQFPKSVAVSAREGENIDVLFDELADCLKGRKVEMNLSVPLSEGKLLSTLQKNASILEEEYDGPNAALLVRVSPQLAAQCKPFSIDPVEELEW